The sequence GAAAGTGGCTCGACCATCTTCGTCACTCGCCAGTTTAACCGCTATCAATCTTTCGAGTTTAGCCCTAGCACGCTTGATGGCACTATTCATGCCATGGAGTTTGGTCTTCTCTATGACAATACGGACTTTGCACCAAACCCGTCATACGGTAGCCGTCAATACGTAGCGACCTCTCATGACTGGGGCTGGTTTGAATCTAAGCAGCAATGGTCATTTCACGAGCTCGATATGAGCAAGTATTTTTCGCTCGGAAAGTCAGACTGGGCATCACAGCGTATCATCGCACTCAACTTCTGGACCGGTCTTTCTCCAACTTGGGAAGTAAATACCGATCAGCAAGGAAATCGAGTGGTTAACGGTAATCCACCATACAATGAGGGCGCAACGTTAGGCGGCTTCACTCGATTACGTGGCTACGATAACAACCGTTTCCATGATAAAGCCGTGTTATACGGCGCGGCGGAGTATCGCTACACCTTGGCTTACAACCCTCTTAAAGAAGTTTCGTGGCTCAATTTCTTACGCGTTGACTGGATTCAGCTTGTTGGCTTTGTAGAAGTCGGTCGAGTGGGCTCTGCCTATACCGCCAATGAACTCCTCACCGACCTAAAGTACGATGCCGGCGGCTCAGTACGGGCTTTGATGGCAGGTTTGGTTGTTCGAGCGGATTTAGCAAAATCGCCAGAGAGTACCAACTTCTGGATCATGGTTGATCATCCTTTTTAGAGCACATTCTCTCGCACTATGACTCAAAGACCTCGCACATCGAGGTCTTTTTCTATTTCCTGGCAGCCTTACGAGTCGACAAGCTTCACATCCTCAGTCACTTTTAAAAAATCGACTATTTCTATAAAACCAGCGCTAGTTTGCCCATTGCGACCACTGATAATCTGAGTTCAGAAGATATAGTAAGACCTACTCATAGGTTTGAAATTGATAATTTTTGAAAGTTAAACGAGGTAGAACATGTCTAACGCATTCTATATTCCATCTTTGAACCTAATGGGTGCTGGTTGCCTAGCTGACGCAGTAAAAACGATTGAAAGCCACGGTTTTCAAAAGGCACTAATTGTGACGGACGGCGTTCTAAACAAAATGGGTGCAGTGAATAAGCTGACAACGCTACTAGATGAAGCACAAGTTGCTGCTGTGGTTTATGACGAAACTAAGCCAAACCCAACTATCGAGAACGTAAACGATGGTCTTGCTCTACTGAAAGAGCACGGCTGTGATTGTGTTATCTCTTTCGGTGGCGGTTCACCGCACGACTGTGCAAAGGGTATTGCGCTACTCGCAACAAACGGCGGCGAAATCAAAGACTACGAAGGTGTGGACGTATCTATAAAACCTCAATTGCCTCTAATTGCTATTAACACGACGGCTGGTACAGCATCAGAGATGACTCGCTTCTGCATAATCACTGATGAAGCTCGTCACATTAAGATGGCTATCGTAGACAAAAACGTCACGCCAATTGTTTCTGTAAACGACCCTGAGCTAATGCTAGCAAAACCAGCTTCACTTACGGCTGCAACGGGTATGGATGCGCTGACCCACGCTATCGAAGCTTTTGTCTCTATCGCAGCAACACCGGTTACCGACGCATCAGCGATAAAAGCCATTGAGATGATTCAGGCCAACCTGCGTGAAGCGGTTGCAAACGGTGATAACCTAGAAGCACGTGACAACATGGCGTATGCACAGTTTATGGCGGGGATGGCGTTTAACAATGCGTCTCTTGGCTATGTTCATGCTATCGCACACCAATTGGGCGGCTTCTACGACCTGCCGCACGGCGTCTGTAACGCAGTACTGCTTCCACATGTTCAGCAATACAACGCTCAAGTTGCCCCAGCGCGCCTAACAGACGTTGCTCGTGCAATGGGTGTTGATACAACGGGTATGAGTGATGAGCAAGCCGCAGACGCGGGTTTGGACGCGATTCGTCAGCTATCTAAAGACGTAAGCATTCCAGCAGGTCTAGAAGAGCTTGGTGTTAAGCGCGACGACTTCGACGTACTTGCTGCAAACGCACTGAAAGATGCATGTGGTTTCACTAACCCGAAACAAGCAACACATGACGAGATTATTGGCATTCTAGCCGCCGCTCTATAAGACCATTTAGAGCGCTAATTTCGAGTCATATCTCAAAAATGCAGGTAAAACGTTTGCCTGCAGTTTTGTTTTATAAATGGCGAGGGATTAACTAACACAGATCAATGTTGTGCTATTTTCTCCTGTCTATTATGGAATTCAACACCGTAATAGGAGCAAAGCACCACTCATGCACACGTTAAGCAACTTTAGTCGCATCGCAGAGCGAGAGTATGCCCTGAGCGCAGGTCAAATCAATTTGCTCTATTACGACCTCCCTAAAGACTTTCACGACGAATACCGTTCATACGAAGCCCCTCGCCTTTGCACCATCCTTGAGGGGGCTAAATCTGTAAAAGTGAATCAGTCAGAAGCGTTTAAATATCAGAGCGATGAGTTCGTATTGTTGCCACCAAATTCCAACATTCATATGAAGATGCCGGAATACACTAAGGCATTGGTATATGAGTTCACTGAACCACTGATTGAGAAAGTCGCGCAACGAGTGTCCGACTATTTGGAGTTCGACACCTCACAGTCATTCGATTTACAAGGTTTTATCGTCAACCCGATTGAGAAGCGAGTTAATGCGCTGCATGGGAGGATGCAAGAGATCCTTCGCGAACAAGAAACTGGAATGGACTTTTTGATTGACCTAACAGGCCAAGAGTTAGTGTTTGAGCTTCTTCGTAACAACGCCTGCCACAGCATTATCAATGGCAATCAATCACATCCAATCAAGCGCGCGATACGATTAATGAACTCTCAAGAGGGCATGCAATTGTCGCTGTCTCAGGTTGCAGAAGAAGTGGGATTATCGCTGTCGAGCTTCTCACAGAAGTTCAAGCTGATGACGGAACAAAACCCGAAGCAGTATTTAACTCAACTGCGTTTAAAGGCGGCAAAGCGCTATTTAACCTCGATGTCCGTCACCGATGTTGCCTACGAAACAGGTTATGACAATATCTCTCACTTTATTCGTTTGTTCAAAAACGAGTTTGGACAGACGCCTAAGCAATTTCAGCGCTCGATGATGACTCGGCTAAACTAAGCCATTAATAAAACAACGGCTCCCTAAGGAGCCGTTGTTTTATCTGATCCTTGCTTAGCTTCATCATCTTGGCGTCTAGCCTTTGAGCCGAGCCTGCGAAACTCAAACCATAACACCATCGATGCCGCTCCAATCAAATAAGCCATAATAAAACTGCGATCATCCATGACACACATCGAGACGATGTCTACTGTGTCTTCCACGATCTCACCTCATTAGAAGTAGTAGTTAGCTTGTAGCCAACCTGTGGTGTCTTTTTTTAGGTATTCCGTTTCTGCAGTGTGTTCCACTTTAAAACCCACTGAGACGACATCGGAAACCATATAGCCACCACCGATTTCTACCTGAGGTACCCACTCTTTTGCTTGTTGGACGTAAGTTGATTTAGGATTAGCATACAGCCAGTGACCAGCATCGAAAGCGTACATACCATAGAGACCTGCTTGATATACCGTCGACTTAAACGTCTGTTTTCCTGCTTCATCCGCAGCGGTTCGACCAACAGAAAGCATAGGGAAAAGCATTACATTCTCTGTAACCTGAAACTTATAGATCATGCCTGCTAATGCAGTTGTGCTATTACGATCCCCTAGAACATCCACGCTAAAACCTAGTCCATCGGTAACATGGAAATAGCGTCCACGATAGTTATAGTCAAGTTTGCCCTCAGAGGTTTTCTTGTCCGCTATACCTAGATCAAGTTGGAAGATGTTGTTCCCTATCCCCAACATACCGTTGAGCTGAGTTGCATCCCCTGAGCGAGAAACACCAAACGTTGAAAAAGAAGCCGTCGGATCGCCGTAGTTAATATCCTCACCCGCAGTTTCTGCAAGCGTCGAATTTGACGCGAATGCGCCTGCTGTCATCGCACACAACGCGACAGTGAATAGTATTTTTTTCATGAAGTTACCTAATTAAACATAAGTCCCTTTAATTAGGTCGTCCGTGGATTGACTTCCCCCTGAGTAATGGCACCCTCAGGGCAAAGTTGCCCTTATTGGCAAGGAGTAAAGGTTGCAGTGCCAGAAACTTCTGCTTGTTCAACCAAGTCGGCGCAGGAGACTTGAGAAATGGTTGCTAAATCGTTCAGATCGATACGAATTTCACTATACGTATCAAAGTTACGCATCTTGAATGAGCCGTTCTCTAAGTTATAGGTGTACTGGATCCACGTGGCGTACGTTTCACCATTGGTAGGATCAATAATGTCTTGAGGTACCAAATTGCCCGCATCAAAAGTAGACTGCAGCTTGCCCTCAGTTTGTGCCCATGTTGCTGTATCAGAGAACTCTACATGTGCAGTGTTGTATAGGCCTCGCAGCATACGCTCCGATGACGCAATTGAAGAGCCAATCTTGAAGCCGTTCTCGACTACCGTCATATCACCAATCTTTTCGGCATTTTGGTCGTGATACTGTTGCAAAGGTGCATTCGCCATCACACGCAGCTTATCGTTCACTGACCCGTGATATACCACCATTTCGCCGCCTTGATTCAATTCAAACAAAGCAATATCACCCGACTTATCTTGCACAGAAATATGCAAACCGTGTTGAGTACCATGAATGCCATCCGCCCAAGCAAACTGGAACTCATTCGCCTCAAATGCCGCCACAGCGTCAGCAACCGTCTTAAAGTTCTGAGCCATAAACGCCGCAGCGTCACCCCAGTTCACAGCAGGCGCACCCGTGTCTTGATAGTCTTTGATGAAAGCTTGTGAATCATACATATAGAGAGTAGACGCTGACAGACCTTCACTGTTGATTGCTTCACCTGAGGTATCGACAAATACTTCGCGCTCTTCCAGGTTCAGCGTTGGGTACTTCACAGTCCACGACGCTGCCTTTTGGTAAGAAGGTACGTCTTTGGTCTCAACCTTCGTTCCTTTCGGTGTCACAATCGCCACCGTTCCTAATTTCTCACCCCAATCTAGGGTGCGAACTTGGGACACGCCATAAGGTGTATCTAGCGTAATTCTCGAACAAGCGCTTGCTGTGCTCACCAAAGCCGAACTTGCTACGGCAGCAATACCTAGCGCAATCACTGTTTTTTTCATTGTCAGTCACCTTTGTTAACCAAACTCCAGACATCAAACGATAAGATGTCCTCGCTTTTCCGGTAGGGACTTTATGAATTAGTGCTGACTTACTCAAAGCAGTAACTATTTATAAATCGAATACATGGACAACTTTGACTTAAAGAAATTATTTACAATACATTGATAAATAAAGAGTTAAATTTTAATAACTCACTAAGTAAGCAAGGTATTTTGATAGGTATTATCTGGAATTAAGTTGGTATCGGCTCGGGAGTTAGAACCCACCGAGCCTATCAAGAAGAGAATTAGCTGCGCTCAGCAGCAGGTTGTTTTAGCGGGAAGTAAAGCCTTTTCACCTTACGGAACACCCCACCAATATCTTCCAAAATCACATACAAGCATGGCACGGCAATCAAGGTCACTACCGTGGCGTACATAACCGCAAACCCTAGCGCGACGGCCATAGGTTTGACGAACGCAGCTTGCAAACTGGTCTCAAACATAATTGGCAGAACACCAAAGAAGGTTGTGATTGACGTGAGGGTGATCGCCCTAAACCTGGCACATCCGGCCTCAACAACTGCGGTTTTGGCGCAATCGCAGCGAGCTTTGATTTGGTTGACGTAATCGGTCATCACCAACGAGTCGTTGATCACTACCCCCGCTGCCGCGATAAGGCCGAACGTCGACATCATCGACATATCCAAACCGTAGAAATAGTGCCCCCAGATCGCCCCGGTCAGGCTAAATGGGATAACCGACATGATGATCAGCGGTTGAGCATAACTTTTGAGCGGCACCGCAAGCAGGATATAAACCGTAATCATACCCGCAACAAAGAATACAATTTGTTCCGCCGATTGCTTTTGCTGCTCTTCAATCGTACCGCCAAGCTCGGTAGTCACTTCTGGGAACATCGCCTTGAGCTCTGGCAGGACATTATCCTCGATGTTCTTCACCGCTTTATCTGGCTCGATAACCGTCTCGTCAATAGAACCGTAGATGTAAACCGTTCTAAAGCCATTTTCGCGTCGGATTTGGTTGATGCCCGGTTTACTCTCAATTTCCACCACATCGCCGAGCATTACTTTCTTACCCGACGGTGTAGTGATCAACGCGTAGCGAAGTGAAGAAAAGGCTTCACGGGTCAGCTTAGGATAACGAACCATCACGCGAACTTCTTCTGTGTTTCTCAACACACGCTGTGCCTCACCACCATAAAAGCTACCACCAACCTGCGCCGCAACACTGGCTAGATCCAATCCAAGATCGTAGGCCACAGGTTTTAAAGAAAGCTGTACTTCTCGGCTGCCTGTATCCATTGATGAGCTGACATCAAACAGCCCAGTTTGCAATTGCAGCTTGGAAATGAGTTCTCTTCCTGCTTCATTAAGCACCTCCATATCGGGTCCATAAAGCAGATAACCAAACTCATCACCGTCATCACCACCAGCCACATTGTCATTAATCACAATGGACTTTAGTCCAACGATGGTCGGCAGCTTTTCACGCCAGCGGCGAGAGAGCTCGAACGCATCAACAGGACGTACTTCCTCATCCACTAGCGGTAAGATGAGCATGCCTTCAGTTCGACTGGTATTAATGGTCATCATGTCGCGAATGACCGGCATGCCAAATTCATCTTGGATGTCGTTATCAACCGCTTTAACCACTTTCTCCAGAGTCAGCAACGCATCAATAGTTTGCTCATCTGAAGCATTACTGTTCATTTCAATTCTGATCATAGGGAAATCAGACGGTACTTTCGGGCTTGGAATCATTCTCACATGCCCTGACGTCACCATGGCTGCGCTCACTACCAAGATGGCAATGAATCCCGCCATGACCGACCAGCGCCATTCCACACATTGGCTCACTGTACGCTTGTAGGGGCCGTGGACGAACTTAAAGAACGCGCGGTTAAACCGAGCTCGGTAGCTATTCTCTTTCACTGGTGTGAATCTAGTGTGTGCCAAGTGAGCAGGCAAAATTAGCTTTGATTCAATCAAACTAAAGATGAGACAGAAGATAACGACTATCGACAAGCCATAGAAAAACGCTTTCTCGGGGCCGGTTGAGAATAAAAACGGAACGAACACCGCGATGGTGGTTAACACACCGAAGGTAGCAGGTGTCGCAACACGCTGAGCACCGCGCACCACGTTAGTCACACCGCCTCCGTTCTTCTCTACCTCGGTGTACACACTCTCACCTATGACGATGGCATCATCGACCACGATACCGAGCACCATGATAAAGGCGAACAAAGTAATGATATTGATACTTACGCCAAACAGCGGCATCAACATCACCGCACCAAGGAAACAAACCGGCAACCCGACCATTACCCACATTGCTAGGCGAAAACGTAAGAATATAGTGAGCAATACCGCGACCAAAACCGCACCTTGCATCAAATTCTTGAGCATCATGTCAAGACGAGCGTTGAGGTAATAGGTCATGTCCATCAAGGTATGGATTTGGATCCCATGCGGCAAAGTTTGGTTGCGAGCTTCTATGTAGCGCTGAACCGTTTCTGCTACCGGTACCATGTTCTGAGTTTTGGTGGCTTTTACCGTGAGATAAATACCATTCTCACCCGAGAACTTAAAGTAATGCTGTCCTTCGGTAAACTCATCTTTGATGGTGGCTATATCACCGAGCAACACTTTCGAGCCATTAGCACCGAGTTTGACAGGGATTTGGCGGAACTCATAGCCGTCGTAGTACTGGTTTTCAATACGAATAGAAACCAAGCCAGTATTGGTTCGCACTTGCCCTGCTGAGAAATTGGCGGAGTATTTTTGAATCGCCGACACCACATCGTCCAGCGTGAGATCATAGGTACGAAGCTCATCAGGGTGAATCTCAATGCCGATTTCATCCGGCGGCGAACTAACTTCGACCAACGACACATCACTCAGTTGCAGTAACTCTTTCTCGACTTGTTTAGAAATGGTTTTGAGTTCGGTCAACGAAGTATTGCCCGACAGCACCATGCCAATTACATCTTGTTTAAACTCGATTTGCGTGACTTTTATCGGCTCCATTGCCCTTGGGAAACTGGCAATGCCGTCAACACGCTGCTTAACCCTGTCGAGTACCTCGGGAAGATCCGCCTTAGTATCGATTTCCAGCGTAACTTGACCACCACCGCGATACGCATCCGTGACTGCTTTTTTAATTTCGGTGACATCCTTGAGTGACTCTTCCACTTTAATAAGGATGGTTTCTTCGATCTCCTGCGCAGACACACCCGGGTAGGACGCGGTCACACGAATGTAGTTAATTTCAAAGTTGGGGAACATTTGGCGCTGGATCAGAAAGTAACTGACCGTACCCATAATGAGTACAAACGCCATCAACAAGTTGGCTGCCACCGAATTGTTGGCGAACAGAGCAATTATACCGCGCTGGGTCGAGTTACTCACTGGTCTCTCCTTGCTGCGCCAACACATCTGCTTCGTCGTTGACCCGAATGACGGTCATACCAATCTGCGGAAACTCTGGTACCGTCAATACCAGCTCGTCACCGTTTTCAATGCCTGAATCGATAAAGAAGTTGGCCTGCTCCTCACGAAGCACATGTACAGGCTTTGGAATCAGTTTATCTTCTGGATCCACGACCCACACTCGCTCATCTATAACAAGCTCTTGAGGCACTTGAAATAAGTTATCGACTGTTCGGCCATTAAACTGGACTTCAACATAAGAGCCAAACGGCAGTGGGGTCAGATTCGATTTAAGGCCATAAGGGTCATCAATACGAATCACCATGTTCACCATGCGTGTAGCACTATCTACCACCCCCAAGTCACGAACAATTTGACCTTCTCGAATCGCCTCAATACGACCTTTAGCAATGATCTCAGCGCTGACGCCCACGATGTCTTTCGGTAAGAATGGCGCGTCGAATCCAGCGATCGGCACCATGACTTCTGCGTGTTCAATGTTATTGATTTCCGCTACCTGAGAGCCTGCGGTAATGTACTGACCAACACCGATATTACGAGACACCACTAATGCATCGTAAGGCGCTTCAACTTCAGTATTTTCTAGGTCGCGATTGGCACGACGCAGCCCTGCTTGCGCTGATTTCACACGGGCTTCTGCACTTAATACTTGTGGGATACGAAGATAAAGATCCGATACTTGAGTATCTTTGATTTTCTTAGCTTGGCGCTCTGCAACTTTCGCTTTGGCACGCTCTTCGATGAGAGTAGCTTGAGCTTGGGCAAGTTCTGCTTGAGCTTGCAGAACCGCGGCTTGATAGTCATCTTTCTCGATGGTGAACAGAACTTCACCGCGTTTAACCACCCCGCCTGAAAGGAAGTTATGGTGCCAGCTGGTCACTTCACCTGAAACTTGTGTAGACAATGCTGTACGCTCTAAAGGTACGACTTCACCGAAACTCGAAATCTGCACTTGATGAGTCTGCGCTTGCAAAATTTGGGTTTTGACACGAGGTGTGGTGTCGAGCGTTTTTTCTGTCTCAACTTCTGGTGCAGTCTTTTGAACTAAGAAGTAACCGCCACCCGCCACGCCTAAGATTGCGAAGGGGAGTATCCATTTAATACTGCGCTTGAACATAATGTCCCTTATAGTGTTCTTTAGTCAACGTACCTCAATAACTGTACGCTTGAGGTTTATAACCATTGTACGCATATTAATTGATATAAACTGTAAGGTTTCATCATCTTTTTTGACTCACATCGACTTCTTACCAATACAGTAATTGACATGCAAAGTGTGACATTTCCTTTCTGACCCAAAACAAAGTGCCCCTATTCCCCAAAAACAGAAAATCCCCGCGTGAAGCGAGGATCTTGTATTGAAGATATGGAGTTTACTGAGCGATAAAACCGTCACATTTGGCTGCACAGATAAAATCGTTTTGATGCAACCCTTTAATAGAGTGACTCCACCAAGTCACTGTCACCTTGCCCCACTCCAGCGTGATTGTTGGGTGATGGAACTCTTCTTCGGCCAGCTCCGCCACTTGGTTTGAAAACGCCCAAGCGAGCTTAAAGTTCTTAAACTTATAATGCTTCTCAAGTTGCGGGATACCATCACGCTCTATAATTTGCCAATCATTAAGCTCTGTTAGTAACTGCTGTTGTTCATCCTTACCCAGTGCAATTGCATCACTGCTGCAGGCTTCGCAGCGTAGTTCATTAAGCATGTGTCATGTCCTTTGGTTCAAAAAGTGGAGGAAGTAAGCCCGATTCCATCGCTCGTGCGACGTCTTGACTCAAGTCCTGTTGTTTTAGTTCATACAGCTGGCGAATGTCGTCCAGCACAAAGTAAGTCGGCTGCATAATGTCGATTCGATATGGCGTTCTTAACACGTTATCGACACTAAAGGCTTGGCGTAGCGGCCTTTCGTCATCAAGTGCATACAGAGTCTCACCCGGAGATGATAAAATACCGCCCCCGTAAATTTTTAAATCGCCGTTTTGCTCAACAAGACCAAACTCGACGGTAAACCAATACAATCTCGCCAGGTAGACTCTCTGCTTGCTGCTCGCTTGATAGCCAAGTTTTCCATAATGCTGGGTAAACTCGGCGAAATCAGGATCGGTCAGCATAGCGCAGTGCCCGAAGATTTCATGGAAAAAATCTGGCTCCTGAAGGTAGTCAAACTCTTCTCGAGAACGTAAAAACGTCGCCACAGGGAACTTTCGTGACGCTAACAGCTCGAAGAAGCGATCAAAGTCGATCAGCGCTGGAACAGGCTCCACTTGCCAGCCAGTCTCACGCTGCAACACGCTGTTAATTTCAGTTAGCTGAGGCGCTCTATCCAGCGGTAAATCAAGCAGTTCAAGTCCGCGCAAGTACTCTTTGCACGCTCTGTCTTTGACTAAATCCAGTTGGCGTTCAACAAGATCATGCCAAATGCGGTTTTCTTCTTCGCTCCAATCGATTAATCCCTGCTCATTCACAGGGTTAGATACATACTGAGCCATGCCATTTCCCTTAACAAACTCTTTACATTAAGCCTATGTGTTTGGTTTTGGCCTGACAATAACCTCTCTAAATGACACTCGCACTTCGCGTGTAACATAAATTTTACATATGTGTATTTTTAACTTTAAATTCAATTAATTGAATTTGGCCGCTAAGTTTGACTAGCCCACCGAAAGCAACAAAAATTAAACTCATAATAATATCAAGGACGAGTGTATCAATAATGTTAACAAAGCCTACTTCCTCTCAAGCTCTATGGACACCTAACGCGACTCGCGCTGCTCACTGTCATATACAGCGATTCATCAATGAACTCGTTGCAGACAAACCCGCCTTAAACATTTCTGACTATCAACAGTTGCATCAATGGACACTAGATAATCCAGAGCATTTTTGGCAACGAGTATGGGATTTTTGCGGCGTTGTGGGCTCGAAACAAGGTCAAACGACCCAGCTTGGGGAGGCGGTATGGAGTGATGTCGTACCCGCGAGAGACACTGTCTGGTTTCCTGAGGCGAAGCTGAATTATGCAGAAAATCTACTCGATTATGGGAGTAAAAACCCTGAAAAGGTCGCTATTTTATTTCAAAACGAGCAAGGCCATGTTGAGCAATACACTTGGAAGCTGCTCCTTGAGCACGTGTCCATCATGCAGCAGTGGCTTCAAAGCATCAACGTAGCAGAAGGCGATGTCGTGGCTGGCTATCTCCCCCACTCTCCCTATGCCGTGATTGCTATGCTCTCAGCGA is a genomic window of Vibrio sp. CB1-14 containing:
- a CDS encoding linear amide C-N hydrolase — protein: MKKTVIALGIAAVASSALVSTASACSRITLDTPYGVSQVRTLDWGEKLGTVAIVTPKGTKVETKDVPSYQKAASWTVKYPTLNLEEREVFVDTSGEAINSEGLSASTLYMYDSQAFIKDYQDTGAPAVNWGDAAAFMAQNFKTVADAVAAFEANEFQFAWADGIHGTQHGLHISVQDKSGDIALFELNQGGEMVVYHGSVNDKLRVMANAPLQQYHDQNAEKIGDMTVVENGFKIGSSIASSERMLRGLYNTAHVEFSDTATWAQTEGKLQSTFDAGNLVPQDIIDPTNGETYATWIQYTYNLENGSFKMRNFDTYSEIRIDLNDLATISQVSCADLVEQAEVSGTATFTPCQ
- a CDS encoding 4a-hydroxytetrahydrobiopterin dehydratase; translated protein: MLNELRCEACSSDAIALGKDEQQQLLTELNDWQIIERDGIPQLEKHYKFKNFKLAWAFSNQVAELAEEEFHHPTITLEWGKVTVTWWSHSIKGLHQNDFICAAKCDGFIAQ
- a CDS encoding AraC family transcriptional regulator translates to MHTLSNFSRIAEREYALSAGQINLLYYDLPKDFHDEYRSYEAPRLCTILEGAKSVKVNQSEAFKYQSDEFVLLPPNSNIHMKMPEYTKALVYEFTEPLIEKVAQRVSDYLEFDTSQSFDLQGFIVNPIEKRVNALHGRMQEILREQETGMDFLIDLTGQELVFELLRNNACHSIINGNQSHPIKRAIRLMNSQEGMQLSLSQVAEEVGLSLSSFSQKFKLMTEQNPKQYLTQLRLKAAKRYLTSMSVTDVAYETGYDNISHFIRLFKNEFGQTPKQFQRSMMTRLN
- the yiaY gene encoding L-threonine dehydrogenase; its protein translation is MSNAFYIPSLNLMGAGCLADAVKTIESHGFQKALIVTDGVLNKMGAVNKLTTLLDEAQVAAVVYDETKPNPTIENVNDGLALLKEHGCDCVISFGGGSPHDCAKGIALLATNGGEIKDYEGVDVSIKPQLPLIAINTTAGTASEMTRFCIITDEARHIKMAIVDKNVTPIVSVNDPELMLAKPASLTAATGMDALTHAIEAFVSIAATPVTDASAIKAIEMIQANLREAVANGDNLEARDNMAYAQFMAGMAFNNASLGYVHAIAHQLGGFYDLPHGVCNAVLLPHVQQYNAQVAPARLTDVARAMGVDTTGMSDEQAADAGLDAIRQLSKDVSIPAGLEELGVKRDDFDVLAANALKDACGFTNPKQATHDEIIGILAAAL
- the phhA gene encoding phenylalanine 4-monooxygenase, with amino-acid sequence MAQYVSNPVNEQGLIDWSEEENRIWHDLVERQLDLVKDRACKEYLRGLELLDLPLDRAPQLTEINSVLQRETGWQVEPVPALIDFDRFFELLASRKFPVATFLRSREEFDYLQEPDFFHEIFGHCAMLTDPDFAEFTQHYGKLGYQASSKQRVYLARLYWFTVEFGLVEQNGDLKIYGGGILSSPGETLYALDDERPLRQAFSVDNVLRTPYRIDIMQPTYFVLDDIRQLYELKQQDLSQDVARAMESGLLPPLFEPKDMTHA
- a CDS encoding efflux RND transporter permease subunit yields the protein MSNSTQRGIIALFANNSVAANLLMAFVLIMGTVSYFLIQRQMFPNFEINYIRVTASYPGVSAQEIEETILIKVEESLKDVTEIKKAVTDAYRGGGQVTLEIDTKADLPEVLDRVKQRVDGIASFPRAMEPIKVTQIEFKQDVIGMVLSGNTSLTELKTISKQVEKELLQLSDVSLVEVSSPPDEIGIEIHPDELRTYDLTLDDVVSAIQKYSANFSAGQVRTNTGLVSIRIENQYYDGYEFRQIPVKLGANGSKVLLGDIATIKDEFTEGQHYFKFSGENGIYLTVKATKTQNMVPVAETVQRYIEARNQTLPHGIQIHTLMDMTYYLNARLDMMLKNLMQGAVLVAVLLTIFLRFRLAMWVMVGLPVCFLGAVMLMPLFGVSINIITLFAFIMVLGIVVDDAIVIGESVYTEVEKNGGGVTNVVRGAQRVATPATFGVLTTIAVFVPFLFSTGPEKAFFYGLSIVVIFCLIFSLIESKLILPAHLAHTRFTPVKENSYRARFNRAFFKFVHGPYKRTVSQCVEWRWSVMAGFIAILVVSAAMVTSGHVRMIPSPKVPSDFPMIRIEMNSNASDEQTIDALLTLEKVVKAVDNDIQDEFGMPVIRDMMTINTSRTEGMLILPLVDEEVRPVDAFELSRRWREKLPTIVGLKSIVINDNVAGGDDGDEFGYLLYGPDMEVLNEAGRELISKLQLQTGLFDVSSSMDTGSREVQLSLKPVAYDLGLDLASVAAQVGGSFYGGEAQRVLRNTEEVRVMVRYPKLTREAFSSLRYALITTPSGKKVMLGDVVEIESKPGINQIRRENGFRTVYIYGSIDETVIEPDKAVKNIEDNVLPELKAMFPEVTTELGGTIEEQQKQSAEQIVFFVAGMITVYILLAVPLKSYAQPLIIMSVIPFSLTGAIWGHYFYGLDMSMMSTFGLIAAAGVVINDSLVMTDYVNQIKARCDCAKTAVVEAGCARFRAITLTSITTFFGVLPIMFETSLQAAFVKPMAVALGFAVMYATVVTLIAVPCLYVILEDIGGVFRKVKRLYFPLKQPAAERS
- a CDS encoding BamA/TamA family outer membrane protein → MTYRRLLGLVTALTCSLNATLAQAAVPTSVKSRIDRQETPDGVRESMVLPYLFSTETMGLNVGVGGMIKGIHQDQMTIGGTVFGGDTSHAIAGGVWNYMIPGTERVFLSAYGMFGYYPQQRAYTTGPESYPPGSPLPGSNGSSNQQFFQADGASNWFDIKMEYVLPIGATRNDGRVNYEIRNGLLVSEPSGGKEWNPMESGSTIFVTRQFNRYQSFEFSPSTLDGTIHAMEFGLLYDNTDFAPNPSYGSRQYVATSHDWGWFESKQQWSFHELDMSKYFSLGKSDWASQRIIALNFWTGLSPTWEVNTDQQGNRVVNGNPPYNEGATLGGFTRLRGYDNNRFHDKAVLYGAAEYRYTLAYNPLKEVSWLNFLRVDWIQLVGFVEVGRVGSAYTANELLTDLKYDAGGSVRALMAGLVVRADLAKSPESTNFWIMVDHPF
- a CDS encoding efflux RND transporter periplasmic adaptor subunit is translated as MMFKRSIKWILPFAILGVAGGGYFLVQKTAPEVETEKTLDTTPRVKTQILQAQTHQVQISSFGEVVPLERTALSTQVSGEVTSWHHNFLSGGVVKRGEVLFTIEKDDYQAAVLQAQAELAQAQATLIEERAKAKVAERQAKKIKDTQVSDLYLRIPQVLSAEARVKSAQAGLRRANRDLENTEVEAPYDALVVSRNIGVGQYITAGSQVAEINNIEHAEVMVPIAGFDAPFLPKDIVGVSAEIIAKGRIEAIREGQIVRDLGVVDSATRMVNMVIRIDDPYGLKSNLTPLPFGSYVEVQFNGRTVDNLFQVPQELVIDERVWVVDPEDKLIPKPVHVLREEQANFFIDSGIENGDELVLTVPEFPQIGMTVIRVNDEADVLAQQGETSE